The Kordia sp. SMS9 genome window below encodes:
- a CDS encoding RND family transporter — protein sequence MIKWLNTRFWASVARLILRNRIIILTLVVGMTVFLGYQWKHMRFSYTEANLLPDNHPVNVEYNKFLDIFGEEGNLIILAVKDSSLFTPEKFNAWNRLSKRLNAKPEVSTVISTENLKKLIKDDENQRFDLENLIQGKITTQAQVDSIRNELFNNLPFYKSLLFNDEGTIRTAVYLDKEIVNTSVRKDFIYAEIIPIIEKFENETGLDLRVSGMPYIRTLNSQNIVDEIGLFIGAALLVTGIIFFFFFRSFRATFISLVVVMIGVMWSFGVIGLLNYEITVLTALIPPLIIVIGIPNCIFFINKYQQEIKKHGNQAKSLQRVISKIGNATLMTNMTTAAGFATFIITESKLLKEFGIVASINIIAIFILSLLIIPIIYSFMALPKQKHLNHLSKRWINTIVSWMEKMVRHHRFSVYAVSVALLVASIIGIYQIRISGSLIEDMPQGADFFKDIRFFEEEFDGIMPLEILIDTKNKNGVTKLPTLKRMNKFEELIVETPELSQPMSVVSLAKYSRQAYFGGLAKNYSLPTSNENYWILSYAGKSKSETNLLSSFVDSTGRYARITTFMKDIGTDKMERIEENLQQKIDNTFKDRYDVTLTGKALVFLKGTKYLVNNLILSLSLAIFLISLFMAYLFRSFRMILISLVPNLLPLLITAGMMGFIGVPIKPSTILVFSIAFGISVDDTIHFLAKYRQELQSNHWKIRKSVYAALRETGVSMFYTSIVLFFGFSVFMISSFGGTVALGGLVSATLLFAMLANLLLLPSLLLSLERSIANKRVLKEPSFRILPEKDKRKLSDLVRRRDRKE from the coding sequence ATGATTAAATGGTTAAACACGCGCTTCTGGGCAAGTGTAGCACGACTGATTCTTCGCAATAGAATCATCATCTTGACACTTGTGGTAGGAATGACGGTATTTTTAGGATACCAATGGAAACACATGCGTTTCTCCTATACAGAAGCCAATTTGTTACCTGACAACCATCCTGTAAATGTAGAATACAACAAATTTTTGGATATTTTTGGAGAAGAAGGAAACTTGATCATTCTTGCCGTAAAAGACAGCTCACTCTTTACACCCGAAAAATTCAATGCCTGGAATCGCCTCAGCAAACGATTGAACGCAAAACCGGAAGTAAGTACGGTCATTTCCACAGAAAACTTAAAAAAACTGATCAAAGATGATGAAAATCAACGCTTTGATTTGGAGAATTTAATCCAAGGAAAAATTACCACGCAAGCACAAGTAGATTCCATTCGTAATGAACTTTTTAACAATTTACCGTTTTACAAAAGTTTATTGTTCAATGACGAAGGCACAATTCGCACAGCAGTATATCTTGACAAAGAAATTGTAAACACGTCGGTTCGTAAAGATTTTATTTACGCCGAAATCATTCCGATCATAGAAAAATTTGAAAACGAAACAGGACTCGATCTTCGCGTTTCGGGAATGCCTTATATTCGCACGCTCAATTCTCAAAACATTGTGGATGAAATCGGCTTGTTTATTGGTGCCGCATTGCTCGTCACAGGAATCATCTTCTTTTTCTTTTTTAGATCGTTTCGCGCTACATTTATTTCACTTGTTGTCGTAATGATTGGTGTCATGTGGTCTTTTGGAGTCATTGGTTTGTTAAATTATGAAATCACCGTGTTAACAGCACTCATTCCGCCATTGATCATTGTGATAGGAATTCCGAATTGTATTTTCTTTATTAATAAATATCAACAAGAAATAAAAAAACACGGAAATCAGGCCAAATCGTTGCAACGTGTTATTTCTAAAATTGGAAATGCAACCTTGATGACAAATATGACGACTGCCGCTGGATTTGCGACGTTTATCATCACGGAAAGTAAATTATTGAAAGAGTTCGGAATTGTAGCATCTATCAATATCATTGCGATTTTCATTCTCTCATTATTGATCATTCCGATCATTTATAGTTTTATGGCGTTGCCAAAACAGAAACACTTAAATCACCTAAGCAAACGTTGGATTAATACAATTGTTTCTTGGATGGAAAAAATGGTGCGTCACCATCGTTTTTCTGTATATGCGGTTTCTGTGGCTTTATTGGTCGCAAGTATCATTGGAATTTATCAAATTCGCATTTCGGGAAGTTTGATTGAAGACATGCCACAAGGTGCTGATTTTTTCAAAGATATTCGCTTTTTTGAAGAAGAATTTGACGGCATCATGCCTTTGGAAATTTTGATCGACACCAAAAACAAAAATGGTGTCACCAAGCTTCCGACGTTAAAACGCATGAACAAGTTTGAAGAGCTGATCGTGGAAACGCCTGAATTATCGCAACCGATGTCGGTGGTAAGTTTGGCTAAATATTCGCGCCAAGCGTATTTTGGTGGTTTGGCTAAGAACTACTCCTTGCCTACTTCCAACGAAAATTATTGGATTCTGTCCTACGCTGGAAAATCCAAATCGGAAACCAATTTGCTCTCTAGTTTTGTAGATTCTACCGGAAGGTATGCGCGTATTACAACATTTATGAAAGATATTGGAACCGACAAAATGGAACGTATCGAAGAAAATTTACAACAAAAAATAGACAATACATTTAAAGACAGATACGACGTCACGCTCACAGGAAAAGCACTTGTTTTTTTAAAAGGAACCAAATATTTAGTCAACAACTTAATCCTGTCGTTATCACTAGCAATTTTTCTGATTTCCTTGTTTATGGCGTATTTGTTCCGATCGTTTCGTATGATTTTAATCTCCTTAGTTCCCAACTTATTACCTTTATTAATTACTGCAGGAATGATGGGCTTTATAGGCGTTCCTATCAAGCCATCTACGATTTTAGTATTTAGTATTGCGTTTGGAATTTCGGTAGATGATACCATTCATTTCTTGGCAAAATACCGTCAAGAATTACAAAGCAACCATTGGAAAATTAGAAAATCAGTGTATGCGGCGTTGCGCGAAACAGGCGTAAGTATGTTTTACACGTCTATTGTATTGTTCTTCGGTTTCTCTGTCTTTATGATTTCTAGTTTTGGCGGAACGGTCGCTTTGGGCGGATTAGTGTCTGCAACGCTCCTTTTTGCGATGTTAGCCAACTTACTATTATTGCCTTCATTATTGCTTTCGCTAGAACGAAGCATTGCCAACAAACGTGTATTAAAAGAGCCTAGTTTTAGAATTCTTCCAGAAAAAGACAAAAGAAAACTATCGGATTTGGTACGCAGAAGAGATCGAAAAGAATAA
- a CDS encoding DUF5686 and carboxypeptidase-like regulatory domain-containing protein has product MKKSALIFIVLLTSFAAFAQQKISGIVIDNKTKESLPFANIYISKTTGTITDAEGKFNLSLNKEITSIKVSYIGYETVTIPIDATVKYLKIQLVATQEALDAVVLYNKENPALQIMRDAIARKKDNDPERKLNSFKLNAYNKLLVTANPDSINGQIDSIYTKKDGELVFKEVDSSNFDFKKDITRSHIYMTEKVSEISYSSSKGKREKILATRMAGFKEPIYEVLGIKIQSFSFYNNKYELFGTSYPGPMAGNALSKYKYKILDTVSNNNRESYMIYYSPKKKGETSGLEGILYIDRESYALQKGIAEIKGVIDIKAVQNFDYNNTFQVWFPTDKEIQIRKGKTDDTVSLFGQAVRVSRSTQQDSTKTVNSNKQDVSDFIYLTSKTKNFDLAINEPVTIRGRGLAIEIEDQAHNRDEAYWNQFRTDSITKRGKETYVVLDSIIEKDGVEKDIYLARKLLKGYYPTKYIDLDLRYLVKYNNYEAFRLGLGGVTNANFSTKYRVNGYGVYGTRDQDFKFGVGAAARLDKRTQTWFGVSYTDDLVETGSSRFITDRRAFSLFEPRLFNIDLFYEIRRLTANIEHQITAKTQANLMLSKSNVESTYDYGFVNNGEIFNSYEITEATFSIQWNPFSEYMQTRHGRNEIKTGFPQFAFQATQSFDGFLGGDFNYTKFDARIVHEIRPIDKGVTSFLLKGGLGIGDIPISHLYHTSPNNPNKDVLLQRFSIAGRNSFETMYFNEFFSDKYAMFQAKHRFKPFKIGKSFRPELTLISRFAIGDAENIERHLGQEFNSLEHGFSESGFEINKLFAGFGLSFMYRYGAYHLPKFEDNLSFKFTYYFSLGF; this is encoded by the coding sequence ATGAAAAAATCAGCATTGATTTTTATTGTATTGCTCACTTCCTTTGCTGCGTTTGCACAACAAAAAATTTCAGGAATTGTCATTGACAACAAAACGAAAGAATCGCTTCCTTTTGCCAATATCTATATTTCAAAAACCACAGGAACCATCACCGATGCTGAAGGGAAATTTAACCTATCGCTAAACAAAGAGATTACGTCTATAAAGGTTTCCTATATTGGGTATGAAACAGTTACAATTCCTATTGATGCAACTGTAAAATATCTTAAAATACAATTAGTCGCTACGCAAGAAGCACTCGATGCTGTGGTGTTGTACAACAAAGAAAATCCTGCATTGCAAATTATGCGCGATGCCATTGCTCGAAAAAAAGATAATGATCCTGAACGCAAACTGAATTCGTTCAAACTAAATGCTTACAACAAACTTCTAGTTACGGCGAATCCTGATTCTATCAACGGTCAAATAGACTCTATCTACACAAAAAAAGATGGCGAATTGGTCTTTAAAGAAGTAGATTCTTCCAACTTTGATTTCAAAAAAGACATTACGCGTAGTCACATTTACATGACGGAAAAAGTAAGTGAAATTTCATATAGTTCCTCCAAAGGAAAACGCGAAAAGATTTTAGCAACACGTATGGCAGGTTTTAAAGAACCTATTTATGAAGTATTGGGCATCAAAATTCAGTCGTTCTCTTTCTACAACAACAAATATGAACTTTTTGGCACTTCCTATCCTGGACCAATGGCAGGAAATGCGCTATCCAAATACAAATACAAAATATTAGATACAGTTAGCAACAACAATCGCGAATCGTACATGATTTATTACAGTCCCAAGAAAAAAGGCGAAACCTCTGGCTTGGAAGGGATTTTATATATTGATCGCGAATCGTACGCGTTGCAAAAAGGAATTGCAGAAATAAAAGGTGTCATCGATATCAAAGCAGTTCAAAATTTTGACTATAACAACACGTTTCAAGTGTGGTTTCCAACCGATAAAGAAATTCAAATTCGAAAGGGAAAAACAGATGACACGGTATCGCTTTTTGGACAAGCTGTGAGAGTTTCCAGAAGCACGCAGCAAGACAGCACCAAAACGGTGAACTCCAACAAACAAGATGTAAGCGACTTTATTTATTTGACGTCTAAAACGAAAAATTTCGACTTAGCCATCAACGAACCTGTAACAATTCGCGGGCGTGGATTGGCAATTGAAATTGAAGATCAGGCACACAACCGTGATGAAGCGTATTGGAATCAATTCAGAACAGATAGTATTACCAAACGCGGAAAAGAAACCTATGTAGTTTTGGACAGTATTATTGAAAAAGATGGTGTTGAAAAAGATATTTACCTCGCACGAAAACTCTTAAAAGGATATTACCCCACAAAATATATTGATCTCGATTTGCGCTATTTGGTGAAATATAATAACTATGAAGCCTTTCGTTTGGGACTTGGCGGTGTAACGAATGCTAACTTTTCTACCAAATACCGCGTCAATGGATATGGCGTGTATGGAACGCGTGATCAAGATTTTAAATTTGGTGTGGGCGCTGCGGCGCGATTGGACAAACGAACACAAACCTGGTTCGGTGTGTCGTATACGGACGATTTGGTAGAAACAGGAAGCTCTCGCTTTATTACGGACAGACGTGCTTTTTCACTGTTTGAACCGCGATTGTTTAATATTGACCTTTTCTATGAAATTCGTCGCTTAACTGCGAATATTGAACATCAAATTACGGCAAAAACACAAGCGAATCTGATGCTCTCCAAAAGCAATGTAGAATCGACCTACGATTATGGTTTTGTAAATAATGGCGAAATATTCAACTCGTATGAAATTACAGAAGCTACGTTTTCCATACAATGGAATCCGTTTAGTGAATATATGCAAACGCGACACGGGCGTAATGAAATTAAAACAGGTTTTCCACAATTTGCGTTTCAAGCTACCCAAAGTTTTGATGGCTTTTTAGGTGGTGATTTCAACTATACAAAATTTGATGCGCGCATTGTACATGAAATTCGTCCAATTGACAAAGGTGTCACTTCCTTCTTACTAAAAGGTGGTTTGGGAATTGGCGACATTCCAATTTCACATTTGTATCACACTTCACCAAACAATCCGAACAAAGATGTGCTCTTGCAACGTTTTTCTATTGCTGGTAGAAACAGTTTTGAAACCATGTATTTCAATGAGTTTTTCTCTGATAAATACGCAATGTTTCAAGCAAAACATCGCTTCAAACCATTTAAAATTGGCAAAAGCTTTCGCCCTGAATTGACCTTAATTTCACGATTCGCTATTGGCGATGCAGAAAACATTGAACGTCACTTAGGGCAAGAATTCAATTCATTAGAACACGGTTTCTCAGAATCTGGTTTTGAAATCAATAAACTGTTTGCTGGCTTCGGATTGAGTTTTATGTATCGTTACGGTGCGTATCATCTGCCAAAATTTGAAGATAACCTATCATTTAAATTCACTTATTATTTTAGTTTAGGATTTTAA
- the asnS gene encoding asparagine--tRNA ligase, translating to MKSYTVTELLSSETLLQEVTVKGWVRTFRANRFIALNDGSTINNIQCVVDFENTNEELLKRIGTGAAVEIKGELVESQGKGQNVEIKVAEITILGDADPEEVSKTVMQPKRHSLEFLRDQAHLRTRTNTFSAVMRLRSALSFAIHKYFTENGFYHVHTPIITGSDAEGAGEMFRVSTLDAKNPPLDEDGNVDYAQDFFGKETNLTVSGQLEAEAYAMSLGKVYTFGPTFRAENSNTSRHLAEFWMIEPEVAFMDLAGNMDLAEDFMKSVLSYVLENHADDLAFLEERLIKEDKSKPQAERNEMTLTEKLRFVIDNNFKRVSYTEAIDILRNSKPNKKKKFKYIINEWGADLQSEHERFLVEKHFKCPVILFDYPANIKAFYMRLNEDEKTVRAMDILFPGIGEIVGGSQREERLDVLKAKMAELDIPEEELWWYLELRKYGTAVHSGFGLGFERLVMFVTGMSNIRDVIPFPRTPQNAAF from the coding sequence ATGAAATCATACACAGTCACTGAGCTATTAAGCTCAGAAACATTGTTACAGGAAGTTACTGTAAAAGGTTGGGTACGAACTTTTAGAGCAAACCGTTTTATTGCTTTAAATGATGGATCAACCATAAATAATATTCAATGTGTTGTTGATTTTGAAAATACCAATGAAGAGCTGTTAAAAAGAATTGGTACAGGTGCTGCCGTAGAAATTAAAGGTGAATTGGTAGAAAGCCAAGGAAAAGGACAAAATGTAGAAATAAAAGTAGCTGAAATTACCATTTTAGGTGATGCCGATCCGGAAGAAGTATCAAAAACAGTGATGCAACCTAAACGACATTCATTAGAATTTTTACGCGATCAAGCGCATTTGCGTACACGAACCAACACGTTTAGTGCGGTGATGCGTTTGCGTTCTGCTTTATCATTTGCAATACACAAATATTTTACAGAAAACGGATTCTACCACGTACATACGCCAATTATCACAGGAAGTGATGCAGAAGGTGCAGGAGAAATGTTTCGCGTTTCTACCTTAGATGCTAAAAATCCACCATTAGACGAGGATGGAAATGTGGATTACGCACAAGATTTCTTTGGAAAGGAAACCAATTTAACCGTTTCTGGACAGTTAGAAGCAGAAGCGTATGCGATGTCTTTAGGAAAAGTATATACATTCGGACCTACATTTAGAGCGGAAAACTCAAATACATCACGCCATTTGGCAGAATTTTGGATGATTGAACCCGAAGTTGCCTTTATGGACTTGGCTGGAAATATGGACTTGGCAGAAGATTTTATGAAATCTGTACTAAGTTATGTATTGGAAAATCACGCAGATGATTTGGCCTTTTTAGAAGAACGCTTAATTAAAGAAGACAAATCGAAACCACAAGCGGAACGCAACGAAATGACCTTGACGGAAAAATTGCGTTTTGTAATTGACAATAACTTTAAACGTGTCAGTTATACCGAAGCAATTGATATTTTGCGCAACTCGAAACCAAATAAGAAGAAGAAGTTTAAATACATTATCAACGAATGGGGCGCAGATTTACAAAGTGAACACGAACGTTTCTTGGTAGAAAAGCACTTTAAATGTCCTGTAATTTTATTTGATTATCCAGCAAACATTAAAGCGTTTTACATGCGTTTAAACGAAGATGAAAAAACGGTACGCGCCATGGACATTTTGTTTCCAGGTATTGGTGAAATCGTCGGAGGATCGCAACGTGAAGAACGCTTAGACGTTTTAAAAGCTAAAATGGCAGAACTAGATATTCCAGAAGAAGAATTGTGGTGGTATTTAGAACTTCGTAAATACGGAACAGCTGTACATTCAGGTTTTGGACTTGGTTTTGAACGTTTGGTCATGTTTGTAACTGGGATGAGCAACATTAGAGACGTTATTCCTTTCCCAAGAACACCGCAAAACGCAGCGTTTTAA
- the pyrH gene encoding UMP kinase has protein sequence MQYKRILLKLSGEALMGERQYGIDPKRLAEYAEEIKKVVDLGIEVAIVIGGGNIFRGVAGASNGMDRVQGDHMGMLATVINGLALQSALEDAGIYTRLLTALEIKEVAEPYIKRKAIRHLEKGRVVIFGAGTGNPYFTTDSAAVLRAIEVNADVILKGTRVDGIYNEDPEKNTKAIKFDHISFDEVLKQGLKVMDTTAFTLSQENELPIIVFDMNTKGNLLKVVSGENIGTKVNL, from the coding sequence AAGAATTTTACTAAAATTATCAGGCGAAGCGCTCATGGGCGAAAGACAATATGGAATTGATCCAAAACGTTTGGCGGAATATGCCGAAGAAATCAAAAAAGTGGTCGATTTAGGAATTGAAGTTGCCATTGTTATTGGCGGTGGAAATATTTTTAGAGGTGTTGCAGGTGCAAGCAACGGCATGGATAGAGTTCAAGGAGATCACATGGGAATGCTTGCTACAGTAATTAACGGACTTGCCTTGCAAAGTGCTTTAGAAGATGCTGGCATTTACACTCGCCTGCTCACAGCCCTCGAAATTAAAGAAGTAGCCGAACCCTATATTAAAAGAAAAGCAATTCGCCATTTAGAGAAAGGACGTGTCGTTATTTTTGGCGCTGGAACTGGAAATCCATACTTTACTACAGATTCTGCCGCAGTATTACGCGCAATTGAAGTGAATGCGGATGTTATTTTAAAAGGAACACGTGTAGATGGTATTTACAATGAAGATCCTGAAAAAAATACAAAAGCTATCAAATTTGATCATATTTCTTTTGATGAAGTCTTAAAACAAGGCTTAAAAGTTATGGACACAACTGCCTTTACACTAAGTCAAGAAAATGAATTGCCTATTATTGTATTTGATATGAATACGAAAGGAAATTTACTCAAAGTAGTTTCAGGGGAAAACATTGGAACAAAAGTAAATTTATAA
- the frr gene encoding ribosome recycling factor yields MNEDITFIIDTTKESMDSAIEHLNKQLLSIRAGKASPAMLSSVKVDYYGSQTPLSQVANVNSTDARTITIQPWEKSMIQEIERGIMIANLGFNPMNNGESVIINVPPLTEERRKDLAKQAKSEADDAKVGIRNARQDANKEIKKLDISDDAKKNAEIDVQALTDSYVKKIDEVYTVKEKEIMTV; encoded by the coding sequence ATGAACGAAGACATTACATTTATTATAGATACGACAAAAGAAAGTATGGACAGTGCCATTGAGCATTTAAACAAACAATTATTAAGTATTAGAGCTGGAAAAGCGTCACCTGCCATGCTATCAAGTGTGAAGGTTGATTATTATGGTTCGCAAACGCCTTTGTCACAAGTTGCCAATGTAAACAGTACAGATGCGCGTACCATTACCATTCAACCATGGGAAAAAAGCATGATTCAAGAAATTGAGAGAGGAATTATGATTGCAAATCTTGGTTTTAATCCTATGAATAATGGTGAATCCGTAATCATCAATGTACCGCCATTAACGGAAGAACGTCGTAAAGATTTAGCGAAACAAGCAAAAAGTGAAGCTGATGACGCAAAAGTGGGTATCCGAAACGCACGACAAGACGCTAATAAAGAAATTAAAAAATTAGATATTTCTGATGATGCTAAAAAGAATGCTGAAATTGACGTACAAGCATTAACAGATAGTTATGTAAAAAAAATCGACGAAGTTTATACCGTGAAAGAGAAAGAAATCATGACTGTATAA